The Chloroflexota bacterium genomic interval AGCAGCGGCGCATTCGACGCGGTTATCGACTTCGAAGGCGCGCTGCGCGACCCGTCACACCCAACGCGCATGCTCCCGATGTACGACTGCGGCGATCACCTCCATCCCAGCGACGCAGGCTACCGGCGAATGGGCCAGATTATCGACCTGGCGCTGTTCGACTGAGGTTGTCACCTGTTTAAGCGTCGCGAGAGGGGCCCCGTCTCGGTCTGCGCCCCCCACGACTCAGAGCGCGGACGCTCCTCGGATGGCCGAGACTGCCAGCTCGGCTCGAACTTGCTACCGGGATCGACTTCGACCGGCTCGGATGCGCTGCGCAGCTCGCGGCGCAGGCGGCTGCTGGCGGCAAGCTCAGTTATGAGGTATCGCCGCTCGGGCTGTGGCGCCCCCGCGGCGAGGTGGACGGTGATGACTCCGGGCTCCTGCACGATGCGGGTGAAGCTCGCACCCTCGCGATCCAGGTCCTGCCCAATGGTGCGCAGGAGCTCGGCAAGGCTGTCCTTCGGCTCACCGCGGAATGTGCCGCGCGATTGCTTCGCGACCTTCCGGAGCTCCTCCAGATTCTGGTCCTGATAGTGCCGGCGGTCGACGCCCAGCCCCTTCCGGTGCCAGGAGAGCCCGAGCACGTCGTCCTCGTTCGCTAGCTCGACGCGCTCCGCGAACTCCGCGTCGAGAAGACGCCCGACTGCCCGAAGCATGTCGGCGTGCTCTCCAGGCGCAATTGGCATCTGCCACGTCCTCCACCGCGACGGCGCATTCTGGCCCAGCGCCGCGCATTTCCCAAACCGGCCGATTATTGCACCAGGAGGCCCCGGGCGCACAATCCGGCGCGAACGTGTACCCTATAGAGGGTAGACGCTGCGATGATGGAGGGTTCACGTTTGAATCAGAGTACGAAGGCAATGGGAGGATACGAGGCAATCCTCCGTCAACAGCTGCGTCCCGGTGAGGTGCTAGACGGCGTATTCATGTCGGGACCAGATCTCACCGTCGCCATCACGTCGGACCGGCTCATGCTCATGGGCCCTTCCAGCTCGAACGGATGGGAGTTGAAGTGGATTCCTTGGCGCCTGCTCGCGGAGATGCTCCCCGATGAGTGCGAGGAATCGAGCGCGGAGGAGTCCGCCGTTCACCTTCGCTATGTGCTCCCCGGCTGGCCGAGCAGCCGCAAGGCGTCTCGCCGCGCCACCGACGAGGAGATAGCGGCCGGACCTGCAGAGCCGCCACAGGCGCCGTGCACTGACCTGTTTCTGAAGCTCCCATTGCACGGCAGCGAGATGGGGGCGCTGCTCAGGGCACGCCTCGCGCGCGCCCCATCGGCAACCCAATAACTCGCCGGCCATACCTTTAGCGCGAGGCGGCGCTGGTCGCGTGCGTTCCGCGTCACCGGGCGGCGCCCAAGTCGTGTATAGTGGCGTCAAGCGCTACGCACCACTGCGCACTGGCCGCCCGGCTGGGTCAACGGCACAAGCCTCTCCGAGCCTGTCCTCCCGATTGCCTTTCCAGTGGCTGCCTATCATCTCGACAGAGAGGTCAGTATTGCAACGTTTACGCCTAGCTCGCCGTTCGGCGGGCAAGTCTTCCCATCAGAGTGGCGCTCGTTGATCGGGGCGCCGGAGTCATTCGTTGGGCTGGGAGTCCCGGAGGACACCGCCGCGGTTCTCGCACGCTTGGGGATCACGTGTCCCACTCCAGTCCAGGCCCAGGCACTGCCGGCTATGCTGGCCGGCCGGGACGTGGTCGGTCAGGCTCGGACCGGATCGGGGAAGACGCTCGCCTTTGCCCTCCCGATCACCGCGCGGTGTGACCCGCGCGCGCCGTTCGTGCAGGCACTCGTTCTTGTTCCGACCCGTGAGCTGGCAATCCAGGTCGCCGGAGTCCTCACGCAGCTCGCGGCGGGTAGGCGGCTGAGGGTCTCGCTCCTATATGGCGGCCGATCGCTGGGCCCAGAGCGCGACGCGCTCACGCTGACGCAGATCGTGGTCGGGACGCCCGGGCGCACGTTGGATCACATCCGCCAGGGAAACCTGAAGCTGGATCGCGTCCGAGTCGTCGTGCTGGACGAAGCGGACGAGATGCTCGACCGCGGATTCGCGCCGGACGTGGAGCGCATCGTCGCGCAAACCCCGGCGCGGCGGCAAACCGCGATGTTCTCGGCCACGATGCCCGAGTGGGTGGCCAGCGCCGCGACCAGATACCTGCGCGAGCCGCTCGCCGTGAGGGCCGACTCGATCGATGCGCCGCCGCCCGCTATCCAGCACGTCGTGTACGAGATGGAACCAGGGGCCAGGGTTGGCGCCCTGATGACCCTCCTCGACCGCCGGGAGGCGGGCAGCGTGCTCGTGTTCGGTCGAACAAAGCACGGTGTCAAGAAGCTGGCTCGGCAGTTCGCTCAGCAGGGCTACCCGGTCGCCGCGCTCCAAGGCAACCTGAGCCAAAGCGCGCGCGAGCGCGTGGTGTCCGCATTTCGCTCCGGTCAGCTGCCGATTCTCTTTGCCACGAACGTCGCCGCGCGCGGGCTGGACATCGAAAGCATCGGTCAAGTCATCAACTTCGAGCTGCCGGAATCGGCGGAGCTATTTACCCATCGCGTCGGCCGCACGGGGCGGATGGGTCGCGAGGGCGAGGCCATCACGTTCGTGACGCCCGACGAACGGCCCAAGCTCCTCCAGATCGAAAAGACGCTGGGTCGACGGTTGCCGCGAGCTGCCTTCCCCGCTCGCACCGGGGTGGGAGCTCCTGGCGATGACGCGGCGGCGACGGCCGCGGGTCCGGAGGACCGCCCGCGGCGTGCGGCGCGCGAATCGGCGACTCCCCAGCCGAATGCCGCCGCGGCGAAGCGCACGGCCCGCCCGCGTTTTGCGTCGGCTTCGCACCGGGGTCGACGCTCCGGCGCCAGGCCTCGCAGCGCCGAGTCGGCGTAAGGTCCCGAACCCAGCTCGGTCCTTCGGTCAGTTGGCCGCCGCGCGCATGCGCGTCAGTGCTCGTCGCCCCATTCACCCTGCTGGGTCGGTCCCACCTCGCCCGTGCACCAAGGCACCAGGTTCTTCATCCGGCAGGTGACCCCGCGCTTGGCCAGCTCGGCCTCGAAGATCCGGTGTACTTCGGGGTCTTCGTCCTCGTATTCGGTCTGCCAGCCGCCCTCTTTCGCGCTCACGTCCGCCAAGTTCTTGTCGGTGCGCGTGGCGGCGTTCCAGCGGCTCGTAGCGAGCCTGCGCGACTTATTGACCCCGAGCACGAGGTACGCGGCTGGCGTCGCGCCCACGTTGAAGTGCTGGTGGTGCCAGAGCCCTGGGCCCGCGCCGGACAGATACAGGCTTCCCTCGCTCCAGTCGCAGCGGATCCGCTCTTCCTTCTCCCGCTGGGTCAGGACGTACCCCTCGCCCTGGATGATGTAGAGGTGGGCGCCGGGGCCGTGCTTGTGCCCTTTCTTGTACGTCCCTGGTTGGAAGCGGGAGACGTGGGAGTTGATCGTGCCGCCTGCCAGCATGAAGAAGGCGTTGGTGCCGCCGCCGCCTCGCTCCTTCCACTCGAAGAGCTTCATCTTGCGGATGTCGGCGACGAAGTTCGTCTCCCACAGGCGGCCGCGATACAGCTTTCCTTCGCCGTTGAAGTA includes:
- a CDS encoding DEAD/DEAH box helicase, with the translated sequence MIGAPESFVGLGVPEDTAAVLARLGITCPTPVQAQALPAMLAGRDVVGQARTGSGKTLAFALPITARCDPRAPFVQALVLVPTRELAIQVAGVLTQLAAGRRLRVSLLYGGRSLGPERDALTLTQIVVGTPGRTLDHIRQGNLKLDRVRVVVLDEADEMLDRGFAPDVERIVAQTPARRQTAMFSATMPEWVASAATRYLREPLAVRADSIDAPPPAIQHVVYEMEPGARVGALMTLLDRREAGSVLVFGRTKHGVKKLARQFAQQGYPVAALQGNLSQSARERVVSAFRSGQLPILFATNVAARGLDIESIGQVINFELPESAELFTHRVGRTGRMGREGEAITFVTPDERPKLLQIEKTLGRRLPRAAFPARTGVGAPGDDAAATAAGPEDRPRRAARESATPQPNAAAAKRTARPRFASASHRGRRSGARPRSAESA
- a CDS encoding cupin domain-containing protein: MPSAADTAPVVERIDPYEEWRQREEVPLVGGIYIRDMKKVEVGPWPRKGVNGALCYLDGDDEQDEHIVEIPPGGKTIPEHHLYDEAIYVVSGRGTASVWFDEKRKQTFEWGEGSFFVLPTNMTYQFFNMSGSEPARYFSVTNLPALMRQFHNEDFIFDCPFAFTDRYSGSDDYFNGEGKLYRGRLWETNFVADIRKMKLFEWKERGGGGTNAFFMLAGGTINSHVSRFQPGTYKKGHKHGPGAHLYIIQGEGYVLTQREKEERIRCDWSEGSLYLSGAGPGLWHHQHFNVGATPAAYLVLGVNKSRRLATSRWNAATRTDKNLADVSAKEGGWQTEYEDEDPEVHRIFEAELAKRGVTCRMKNLVPWCTGEVGPTQQGEWGDEH